In Aedes albopictus strain Foshan chromosome 3, AalbF5, whole genome shotgun sequence, the following are encoded in one genomic region:
- the LOC134291894 gene encoding uncharacterized protein LOC134291894: protein MVRTFRGNHTIYQSCGNTRELGTAFIVMGDMQRRVIGWWPIDERMCRLRIKGRFFNFSIINVHSPHSGSTDGDKDAFYEQLKREYDRKFKRSGRPGGGSQTISKFSAHQQTNEIGLRLIDFAASKNMAIRSTFFQHNLPYRYTWRSPQQTESQIDHVLIDGRPSSDISDVRTYRGANIDSDHYLVMVKLRPKLSVINNVWYRRTPRYNLERLKQPDVASAYVQKLKAALPDEGELDEAPLEDCWSTVKAAINDAAESTIGYVERNRWNEWFDEEYRTVLAKKNAVRAVMLQQGTRQNVERYKQKRKQLTRLFREKKRRLKEAECEDMELLCRSQETRKFYQKLNASRNGFVPRAEICRERRRPLDGRT from the coding sequence atggtgcgaacgtttagaggtaatcataccatctaccagagctgcggcaacacacgcgagctgggaacagctttcatcgtgatgggtgatatgcagaggcgcgtgatcggttggtggccgatcgacgaaagaatgtgcaggttgaggatcaagggccgattcttcaacttcagcataataaacgtgcacagcccacattccggaagtactgatggtgacaaggacgcattttacgagcagctcaaacgcgagtacgataggaaatttaaacgctcaggtaggccaggaggaggaagtcAGACCAttagtaagttcagcgcccaccagcagacgaacgaaatcggcttacgactcattgatttcgccgcctccaaaaatatggccatacgtagcacctttttccaacacaacctcccttatcgttacacctggagatcaccacagcagacagaatctcaaatcgaccacgttctgattgacggacggccttCCTCCGACATTagcgacgtcaggacctatcgtggcgccaacatcgactccgaccactacctggtgatggtcaaactgcgcccaaaactctccgtcatcaacaatgtatggtaccggcgaacgccacggtacaacctagagcgactgaaacaaccggatgtcgcctcagcatacgtgcagaaactcaaggccgcgttgccagacgagggcgagctcgatgaggcccctctagaggactgctggagtacagttaaagcagctatcaacgacgcagccgagagcaccatcgggtacgtggaacggaatcgatggaacgaatggttcgacgaagagtacagaacggttttggcgaagaagaacgcagtgagggcggtaatgctgcagcaagggacccgacagaacgtggagcgttacaaacagaagcggaaacagctgacccgcctctttcgggagaaaaagcgccgcttgaaagaagcggagtgtgaagacatggaactgctgtgccgttcccaagaaacacggaagttctatcagaagctcaacgcatcccgcaacggcttcgtgccgcgagccgaaatatgcagggaaagacggaggcctcttgacggacggacgtga